In the genome of Nitratireductor sp. GISD-1A_MAKvit, the window GCCGCACTTCTGCGCTGCGGCGGTTCCGGTTAGGCTCAGGGCAAATAGCACTCCGAGCGCGATGGATTTTCTGCGCATGTGTCAGCTCCTTGTTTGGAGGGCGAAAAGGTCTGTTCGGTGATCAGCTGGCATTGGCCCTGAGCCAGTTTTGCCAGGCCCTGTTGTTTCCGTTGAACACGTTGATGTCGGCCTTTCCCTCGATCCCCGGGATCACTCCCGTGCCCGTATATTGCCAGAAGACCCATGGATGGTTCGAATATTTGTCATCAGGATGGCCGGCCACCGAGCGCAGCCAGAAGGGATAGCCCTTGAAGCTGCTCAGATTATTGTCATCGAAGAAGTCGATCGAGGTGTAGATGATGGGCCGCTTGCCATAATGCTGCTCTACCGCGTTGAGAAAAATCCGCATCTGTTCGCGCACTTTTTCAGCCGGCGGGCGAAGGGTGCAGGTGGGCGAAAAGGGTGTCCACTCCATGTCCAGAACGGGCGGTAGCGCGGAAGGATCCCGGGGTACATTCTTGATGAACCAGCGCGCCTGTTCGATGGCCGGGCGGCAGTGATAGAAGAAATGATAGGCTCCACGCGGAACACCCGCGGCCTTTGCTGCGCGCCAGTTGCGCGCAAAATACTCGTCCACCATGTCACCGCCTTCGGTGGCCTTGATGAAAGCGAAGGAGATATTGTTGCTGGCAACTTTCTTCCAGTCGATATCGGCCTGATATTTGGCCACATCCGTCCCGTGCACCGCATAATGCCAGGGTGCACCGCCTTCCCATTCGTGCGGATCGGAGTCGGCGAAGCGCACCACCCGGCCACTGTTTGTCGCGGCAGGCTGCACCGTAGGAGCAACGTCGGAAAAATCGTAGTTGACGGTTGAGCAGCCGGCGAGCAAGGCGAATAGACTGGCGATCATCAATCGACGCATGATGAGCTGGGCTCCTCAGGGTGCGAATCATATGAGTGAGGCATTGTCAGTAGAAATAGGCGAACTTGTCGGCCCAGTCACCACGGGATGAGCCGTGCGGCCGTTACGAGTGAGAGGGAGCAGGTCAGAATGCGCACCGGTTTCAGGCTCTTATTATTATCGTTTTCGCTTATACTTATCGCGGCCACCGCTGGAGCAGCGTTCTGGCTTTACGTCGCACCACCAGCCCTCACTCGTGTCGGCTCCAACTACGCGGCCAAGATCATCTGTTCCAATGTGTTTGTCGCCGGGCGCGACGCACAGACGGTACTTGAGCGTGATGTGCAGGCCCCCGGACATCCGCTTCTGAAACTCATGCGCTTCCGTGTGGATCCGACCGACGCAACCGTCCACACCGGCCTCTTCGGTGTCTTTGGCAACGGGCTTGCCGTCTATCGGGGGACGACCGGCTGCGCCGTAGTGCCCGATGGTGATGTGAAAGCTGCGCTCGGCATCCGTTTTCAGGGAGTTGAACCCGCTCCAAGGAGCATGGATTTGTGGCCGGATGGGGTTAGGATCGACGTTGACAACTATCCCTTGGTGGCCGAGTTGCTCGATGATCCCGCCCTCACCGGCCCTGGCATGCGCGCCGTTGTCGTCGTGCGGGATGGCCGCATCATCGGGGAACGCTTCGGAGAGGATGTGGCTCACTACGACCAGCCCCTTATCGGCTGGTCGCTGACCAAGACCGTCACTGCAGCTCTCATTGGTACCCGGGTCAAGGCTGGCCGATTATCCGTCGAAGACAGCAACCTCTTCCCCGAATGGGCGAATGATGAACGCTCCAGGATCACCGTCGCCGATCTTCTTGGAATGGAGAGTGGTCTCTACTTCAACGAGGATTACGGCGATGTGAGCGATGTCACGCGCATGCTCTATCTGGAGACG includes:
- a CDS encoding GH25 family lysozyme, with translation MRRLMIASLFALLAGCSTVNYDFSDVAPTVQPAATNSGRVVRFADSDPHEWEGGAPWHYAVHGTDVAKYQADIDWKKVASNNISFAFIKATEGGDMVDEYFARNWRAAKAAGVPRGAYHFFYHCRPAIEQARWFIKNVPRDPSALPPVLDMEWTPFSPTCTLRPPAEKVREQMRIFLNAVEQHYGKRPIIYTSIDFFDDNNLSSFKGYPFWLRSVAGHPDDKYSNHPWVFWQYTGTGVIPGIEGKADINVFNGNNRAWQNWLRANAS
- a CDS encoding serine hydrolase domain-containing protein encodes the protein MRTGFRLLLLSFSLILIAATAGAAFWLYVAPPALTRVGSNYAAKIICSNVFVAGRDAQTVLERDVQAPGHPLLKLMRFRVDPTDATVHTGLFGVFGNGLAVYRGTTGCAVVPDGDVKAALGIRFQGVEPAPRSMDLWPDGVRIDVDNYPLVAELLDDPALTGPGMRAVVVVRDGRIIGERFGEDVAHYDQPLIGWSLTKTVTAALIGTRVKAGRLSVEDSNLFPEWANDERSRITVADLLGMESGLYFNEDYGDVSDVTRMLYLETDMPAFVAGQPLEAPRGEVFNYSSGTSVLLSRVWQDTFKAPQDALVWPYDALFGPLGMDSAVFETDTRGTYVGSSNLYASARDWAKFGQLLLQDGVWKDERILPEGWVRWMRTPTKASGGEYGRHVWLHGPRANTPRGVPEDEGFDLPADAFWMLGHDGQTITVIPSLRMVVVRMGLTPSRLGYKPQALIEALAKLPGKME